One stretch of Arachis duranensis cultivar V14167 chromosome 1, aradu.V14167.gnm2.J7QH, whole genome shotgun sequence DNA includes these proteins:
- the LOC107474122 gene encoding root phototropism protein 2 codes for MAAPNRTLSLAMERTSQWVFSQELPSDLIVQVGEASFPLHKFMLVAKSNYIRKLIKESEEIEENELTRIDLSGIPGGSGTFEKAAKFCYGVKFDITAQNVAALRCAAEFLQMTEGNNLAGKTEDYLSHVAFFTLTGAITVLRSCRNLLPLADELNIVKRCVEAVSAKACSEANFPSRSPANWWTEDLAVLDVDFFGKVIAAMKNRGAKPKTLAAALIAYAERSLSTDRIRLLNPSDSDSDHRTNPRKLLESVVDLFPSDKTAFPASFVCCLLRCAIYVRASNYCRSELEKRIAAVLELATVDDILVLSFAYDGDRLSDLETVRKIVSAFIENEKHAAVISAADDNCSVALRRVTKTVDAYLAEIASFNDLTISKFNAIATLIPKFAREIDDDLYRAVDIYLKAHSKLDEIEREKLCSVMDPLKLSYEARVHASQNKRLPVQMVLHALYYDQLRLRSEEEEEHRAAAAAAAAVDVSLVKENEELRTELMRMKMYVTDLEKNALETTSSSSSTMKKKATFLSSVSRRLGKMNPFRNGSKDTTQLDDGPVDFNRPRRRRFSVS; via the exons ATGGCTGCTCCCAATAGAACACTCTCCCTTGCCATGGAGAGAACCAGCCAATG GGTTTTCTCTCAAGAACTTCCATCAGATCTTATAGTTCAAGTTGGAGAAGCAAGTTTCCCTCTCCACAAG TTTATGCTAGTGGCAAAGAGCAACTACATCAGAAAACTGATAAAGGAATCAGAAGAGATTGAAGAAAATGAACTCACCAGGATCGACCTTTCGGGCATTCCGGGAGGTAGTGGAACCTTTGAGAAGGCAGCGAAGTTCTGTTACGGCGTTAAGTTCGATATAACGGCTCAAAACGTCGCCGCTTTGCGCTGTGCCGCGGAGTTCCTCCAGATGACGGAAGGGAACAACCTCGCCGGAAAAACTGAGGACTATCTCTCTCATGTTGCGTTCTTCACACTCACCGGCGCCATCACGGTACTGAGATCGTGCCGGAACCTCCTCCCTCTCGCCGACGAACTCAACATCGTGAAACGCTGCGTGGAGGCCGTCAGCGCCAAGGCTTGCAGCGAGGCAAATTTTCCGAGCAGGTCACCGGCGAACTGGTGGACGGAGGATCTCGCCGTTCTCGACGTAGATTTCTTCGGAAAAGTCATCGCCGCCATGAAGAATCGCGGCGCCAAACCGAAAACCCTAGCAGCAGCGTTAATCGCTTATGCAGAGCGATCTCTCTCCACCGACAGAATCCGTCTTTTGAATCCTAGTGATTCCGATTCTGATCACCGAACAAATCCGCGGAAGCTTCTGGAATCGGTGGTAGATCTCTTCCCCTCTGATAAAACCGCTTTTCCGGCTAGCTTCGTCTGCTGCCTCCTCCGCTGCGCGATCTACGTCAGAGCATCTAACTACTGCAGGAGCGAACTGGAGAAGCGGATCGCGGCGGTTCTAGAACTCGCAACGGTGGACGACATCCTCGTTCTGTCGTTCGCCTACGACGGCGACAGGCTCTCAGATCTCGAGACCGTACGGAAGATCGTGTCGGCGTTCATAGAGAACGAAAAGCATGCAGCGGTTATCTCTGCCGCCGACGATAACTGCTCCGTCGCGCTGCGCCGCGTGACCAAAACCGTCGACGCTTACCTCGCCGAGATCGCTTCGTTCAATGATCTCACAATCTCGAAGTTCAACGCCATCGCAACCCTAATTCCCAAATTTGCACGCGAGATCGACGACGATCTCTACCGCGCCGTAGACATCTACCTCAAG GCGCACTCGAAGCTTGATGAGATAGAGAGGGAGAAGTTGTGTAGTGTGATGGATCCGTTGAAGCTATCATACGAGGCGCGTGTGCACGCGTCGCAGAACAAGCGTTTACCGGTGCAGATGGTGCTTCATGCTCTTTACTACGACCAACTGCGACTGAGgagtgaggaagaagaggaacacCGTGCtgcggcggcggcggcggcggcggtgGATGTGTCGTTGGTGAAGGAGAATGAGGAGCTGAGAACGGAGctgatgaggatgaagatgtacGTTACGGATCTGGAGAAGAACGCTCTGGAAACGACGTCTTCGTCGTCGTCAACGATGAAGAAGAAGGCCACGTTTTTGTCCTCTGTTTCTAGGAGGCTGGGGAAGATGAACCCGTTTAGAAATGGTTCAAAAGATACGACCCAATTAGATGATGGGCCTGTGGATTTCAATCGGCCCAGAAGGAGAAGGTTCTCTGTTTCCTAg